TTACTGTagtgatttatttattgttcgACGTCTAaaacattattcaaaaattacaagtCTTTTCTTAATTGTCATCATATTTATAGATACCATTAACATTAAAAGTTTTCGGAAAATTAATGCAGCTAAACCTGCGTAGGAACGATCAGATTATGTTGCCTGCGTTTGAAGCAAGGAAatataacgcaaaaattatCACAGAAAAGCTATCGCAATTAAAAGCATCAGATCCTTGCTTCTTTCTTCACGAAAATCATGTCAGCTCTGCGGCCATCAACTTTTGCCAAGAACATGGATTGGTCAGTAGTATCATATGAAaaacaaactattttcaatgttGTTATGCTTTCAccttattattcttttaatctttattcCTTTTTGTTTGACACgtgaaaaacatatatatatatatttttaagtagaaAGGACTCATTTTTGTGGAAAATGACATAATAGAGATTTGGTCTTTGCGGAACGTGTTAGCATCTCTGTCCTTCATCGACGACGTTTGCGTTAGAGAACAAATCAATCAATCATTCGGCAAACCTCACCTTATTAAAAGATTAGTCCAATATTATAgccattcaaatttttatcctttGGACAATCTTCAACGGAAGCCACgttatgtagaaaataaaaagatgagTGATGAATATATCATAGAACTGGCTGTTTTCGTTGACACAGATGCATATCTCAAGTTCATGTATTATTTGGACAACGATATCAAAAAGATACGCAATATGATGTTAGAGTATGTGAAAAAGATTCAGTATTTTTATCACCATCCAAGTTTGGGTGTTCGTATCGGTATTTCTTTGGTAAATTTAACGATTTTGGAAACAGAACCGCCAAATTTTCCAGTTTTTAACGGCGAAGCTAAAGCACTGCTCCATTCGTTCTGCAAATACCAGAAAACTCTCAATCCTCCGAACGACGATGATCCACGTCATTGGGACATTGCCCTTTACGTAACTGGAATGgatctttttctaaaatcaaAAGAACAAATATATCGGAACTATTCAACTATGGGAAAAGCCACTGTCAGTGGCGGATGCGATGCAGATAAGTCATGCGCGCTAGTAGAATTTCCTGTAAAAGACTTtgatattgcaataaaaacatCATCTCTTGCTGCTGCTCATGAAATCGGTCATCTGTAAGTTCGTACATATCAGTTTTAGTAATATTAGTTTAGTATGAATTAAAtacactattttttattagaatttatttaattgtacaatttaaaGTCAGAAAgtaaagagaattttttaaaagatttaattgtttaattgttgaatatattaaCTACTTTATGTATGTtaactaatttaataataaattataagatatataaaaattttaattaaacaatgcaaagtaaaacacattttcaagattaattatttgtatgttCAACAGTTTAGGATTTAAACACGATGAAAAGGGAAAGAATTCATACATAATGTCAAACTTAGTACGGGGTGTAACCGACTTACAATGGTCCAAGTATAGTCATGACCTAATAAAACCACTGTTGAAACAAATGTATCTCTCATGTCTTCGAGAATCTGATGATATCGATATCTATGACGATTGGTGGACATCTGACATATTTGATAATCCGCTATATTACGGTTTACCCG
This genomic window from Linepithema humile isolate Giens D197 chromosome 5, Lhum_UNIL_v1.0, whole genome shotgun sequence contains:
- the LOC105676156 gene encoding A disintegrin and metalloproteinase with thrombospondin motifs adt-2-like isoform X1; amino-acid sequence: MFLLLKFTLIILINKTYAYITQDSEIILLPAWNPTGAKEIPLTLKVFGKLMQLNLRRNDQIMLPAFEARKYNAKIITEKLSQLKASDPCFFLHENHVSSAAINFCQEHGLKGLIFVENDIIEIWSLRNVLASLSFIDDVCVREQINQSFGKPHLIKRLVQYYSHSNFYPLDNLQRKPRYVENKKMSDEYIIELAVFVDTDAYLKFMYYLDNDIKKIRNMMLEYVKKIQYFYHHPSLGVRIGISLVNLTILETEPPNFPVFNGEAKALLHSFCKYQKTLNPPNDDDPRHWDIALYVTGMDLFLKSKEQIYRNYSTMGKATVSGGCDADKSCALVEFPVKDFDIAIKTSSLAAAHEIGHLLGFKHDEKGKNSYIMSNLVRGVTDLQWSKYSHDLIKPLLKQMYLSCLRESDDIDIYDDWWTSDIFDNPLYYGLPGRKWTAKAQCEQFLRDENANVVTLHDICQNLQCETPNKAESYFTARALNGTYCALGKECRDGECLPIIEPPFNFKFCNTDKWSEWKEDACQSGCLQKSKGVLVKRRICKHRNSETTNCVGPYYDVNLCDDSLLCFGKRKTIDWFTTLKCIKFKLANANLSITEPGKQYSYDAENPWIACTIYCKQRASSDYYTPRQEMLNLRVDPYFPDGTWCHEENGQNYYCRQHHCLPESYSQE
- the LOC105676156 gene encoding A disintegrin and metalloproteinase with thrombospondin motifs 7-like isoform X2, translated to MFLLLKFTLIILINKTYAYITQDSEIILLPAWNPTGAKEIPLTLKVFGKLMQLNLRRNDQIMLPAFEARKYNAKIITEKLSQLKASDPCFFLHENHVSSAAINFCQEHGLKGLIFVENDIIEIWSLRNVLASLSFIDDVCVREQINQSFGKPHLIKRLVQYYSHSNFYPLDNLQRKPRYVENKKMSDEYIIELAVFVDTDAYLKFMYYLDNDIKKIRNMMLEYVKKIQYFYHHPSLGVRIGISLVNLTILETEPPNFPVFNGEAKALLHSFCKYQKTLNPPNDDDPRHWDIALYVTGMDLFLKSKEQIYRNYSTMGKATVSGGCDADKSCALVEFPVKDFDIAIKTSSLAAAHEIGHLLGFKHDEKGKNSYIMSNLVRGVTDLQWSKYSHDLIKPLLKQMYLSCLRESDDIDIYDDWWTSDIFDNPLYYGLPGRKWTAKAQCEQFLRDENANVVTLHDICQNLQCETPNKAESYFTARALNGTYCALGKECRDGECLPIIEPPFNFKFCNTDKWSEWKEDACQSGCLQKSKGVLVKRRICKHRNSETTNCVGPYYDVNLCDDSLLCFGKRKTIDWFTTLKCIKFKLANANLSITEPGKQYSYDAENPWIACTIYYGTWCHEENGQNYYCRQHHCLPESYSQE